CAATTCATTAAGAATATATTCTTTTTGAACAGTACCTGTCAGGTTTTGATACTGTTCCGCCTGTTTGCCTACTGCAAATAAGCCCAATATATATTTATTGGAATTCTGACCATATGATGCATCATAATAGATCCTTTGTCCTTCACTGGTTTCACTATCTGGAAAACCAAGATAAGTAGGGTAAAACTTCTCAGAAAATTCAATAAATACTTTTATACCTCCCCATACAGTAGCTTTACTAATGGTATTTTCTTTGGATTCTGGAAGAGCAGGAGTGAAGGTTATTGTATTGGATTGAAGTATTTTTAGGGGGACAGTAATTATCGCTTTTGCTGCTTCATAAGTTTGGCCATTACTATCCGTTACGACAACTTTATCACTTTCATAGTTTATACTAGTTACTTGTGTATTGAAGATAAAATTAGACTGAATACTTGAAACGATATACGTTTCGAAAAAGTCTAACCAACTACTGTTGATGAATTTTTTGTCTTCATGGTCTCCAAAGGTGCTTGCCAATGAAAAAGTAGCATAATTACCATCATAATAGCCAACAGTATCACTACCTTGATAGCCTTTTGTTTGTGTGGTAATATTTACAGAAGGATCGTTTACAGCATCAGATAAAATGGAGGTGTCTACATGAATCCATTCTGCTCCTAATGGGATTGGAAAATCAGTAAAAGCAGTATTGTGTTTTATTCTACCACCATAGGTTGGTGCCGCTTCGAGAATTTTTAAATCAATACCTTGTTGAGCAAATAAGTAAGCTGTAGACATACCTGCAGGTCCTGCACCAATTATTATTACTGAATCAGAAAAACCTGTAGGTGTATTTTCATCGTCTTCATTAGAACAAGAAGCAATTACTGTTTGAAATGGAATGGAAATACCAAGGATACTACAAGCTTTGATAAATTCTTTTCTAGTCATTGTTAATTTTTGAGAGTTATTTCTTTTAGCAATAAGAGTATTTATTTAAGGCAATGAACCATGCCCACATCTAATATAATAACTTAAATACAAAAGACTACTCAATCTCAGAGTAGTCTTTCATGGACAACATATTTTATCTATAGCAATTTAGAACTTGCCATTTTGATTTTTCCATTCATCTTTGGAAGGAATCGGCTGAATGACATCCCAATGTTCTACAATTTGACCATTTTCTAAACGGAACAAGTCATAATAAGCGACATGATCACCTGGTGCTTTACCAAACTTACCTTCACTCATAGTTAGGACAAAATTACCTTCGGCTAACACTTTGTGTACTTTGTCATATTTCATAACCATTCCATTTTCAGCAAAATATTTAAGGGCAGCTCCAAGGCCATCCAACCCATCAGCAACAGCAGAGTTATGTTGAATGTATTTTGTTGGATTGACGAGAACAGTTAAGTTATCCATTTTACCATTCAATAAAACTTCATCGACAAACTGTTGGACCACTTTTCTATTGTCTTCTGTTTTATTGATATCAGCAATTTCAGTAGCACCATCAAATTGAGTTCTTCCACTTGGATTGGCTGGTGTAACAGCAGCTAAATTATCCCAGTGCTCAACTATCTGACCATCTTCGAATCTAAAAACATCAAAACCAGCTTTCGGTCCGAAGAAATCGTACTCGGTATGTGTGAATACATAATCTCCATCTTCAAAAGCGCGGATGACATTGGCTTTAAAACCACCTTCCGGTGCATTTTTCATTACTTCTCCGAATCCAGATAGACCATCGCCAACAGCAAGGTTGTGTTGGATGTACTTTTCAGGGTTGATGTATGAAATAGGTGTAGGGTCTCCTGTGTTGAAACTGTTTAGTAGGGCTACGACTTTCTCTTTGTTAGATGATTCCATTTTTACTCCTTTTTTTAGATGTGAACTTTGATTTGAGTTGCAACTGCTTAGGACGAATACAAAAGCAATTAAATTAAGAATAACTGTTGACTTCATAATTGAAAAAAATTGTTGAAGAGTGTATTACAAAGGTGCTATTCTCTTTGCCTCAAATCGCTATTAAAAAGAGCGTAAAGACTGTAAAAATGGGAAAGTGTTAGTGATTGGCTCTAAATTGTTCAGGAGTTGATTGAGTTTGACGTTTAAACTATTTATAGAAATTCGTGGTTTCTTCAAATCCTGATTGATAGGCGATTTCTTTAATAGATAGCTCTGTATTGATAAGCAGTCGCTTGATTTGTTTTGTACAAATCTCATCAATAAACTCTTTTGCAGACTTATGTACTATACTTTTTGTAATGGTATTTAAAGTTTTGCTGCTAATATTCATCATACTTGCATAGTCCTGAACCTTAGTGGTTTTAGTGATGTTTTCTTCTGCTAATTGCTGAAATATGACAAACTTTCTAAGATGTTTTTTTTCGAAATCGATATTTTCAGAATTTGCTTTAATACGGAATAAATTAGTAATCAAGATATGTAATTCACTTCGAATGATATGCATCGAATGTTCATCGTTTACATCAAAATATTCTTCCTTGATCC
The Flammeovirga agarivorans genome window above contains:
- a CDS encoding flavin monoamine oxidase family protein, encoding MTRKEFIKACSILGISIPFQTVIASCSNEDDENTPTGFSDSVIIIGAGPAGMSTAYLFAQQGIDLKILEAAPTYGGRIKHNTAFTDFPIPLGAEWIHVDTSILSDAVNDPSVNITTQTKGYQGSDTVGYYDGNYATFSLASTFGDHEDKKFINSSWLDFFETYIVSSIQSNFIFNTQVTSINYESDKVVVTDSNGQTYEAAKAIITVPLKILQSNTITFTPALPESKENTISKATVWGGIKVFIEFSEKFYPTYLGFPDSETSEGQRIYYDASYGQNSNKYILGLFAVGKQAEQYQNLTGTVQKEYILNELDAIFDGKATASYVQHIVQNWNEEPFIQAAYLADNASSSISRNLSTSVDNKLYFAGEAYTQEDDWGGAHNAIRSARDVVEEIL
- a CDS encoding nuclear transport factor 2 family protein, whose translation is MESSNKEKVVALLNSFNTGDPTPISYINPEKYIQHNLAVGDGLSGFGEVMKNAPEGGFKANVIRAFEDGDYVFTHTEYDFFGPKAGFDVFRFEDGQIVEHWDNLAAVTPANPSGRTQFDGATEIADINKTEDNRKVVQQFVDEVLLNGKMDNLTVLVNPTKYIQHNSAVADGLDGLGAALKYFAENGMVMKYDKVHKVLAEGNFVLTMSEGKFGKAPGDHVAYYDLFRLENGQIVEHWDVIQPIPSKDEWKNQNGKF
- a CDS encoding AraC family transcriptional regulator is translated as MEELFLRKDLDHKPEALHRVEFYIIIFIEDGEGYHSIDFNDFQCSKGTLITIRKDQIHKFFKDNNLKGSLLLFTNDFLVSYLEKAEVQKTMLLFNELLGVAKLQLQDQDFSKVFQIIHRIKEEYFDVNDEHSMHIIRSELHILITNLFRIKANSENIDFEKKHLRKFVIFQQLAEENITKTTKVQDYASMMNISSKTLNTITKSIVHKSAKEFIDEICTKQIKRLLINTELSIKEIAYQSGFEETTNFYK